One Vallitalea pronyensis genomic region harbors:
- a CDS encoding carbohydrate ABC transporter permease produces the protein MTKKRKRSFHDISRKSNIAISIFFGIFSLMCVVPFITVIMSSITDEAVLRINGYSLFPEKFNFAAYRYIIEAGSQIIRSFGVSVFVTIVGTIFSVTITAFYAYALSRKSFRYKKFFNYMAVFTMLFGGGLVPTYLIVARVLGLSDSILALILPIGLNAFYIIVMRTFFKTGVPESIVEAAQIDGAGELKTFFRIVLPISLPSIASIALFTTLGYWNDWFSALLYIDAADLTPIQYLLMKIERQMQFLIQNARDMGISSEEVSKLPSETLRMAIVVISTLPIACAYPFFQKYFVTGLTVGSVKG, from the coding sequence ATGACAAAAAAGAGAAAAAGAAGTTTTCATGATATATCACGTAAATCCAACATAGCCATATCCATATTTTTTGGCATATTTTCACTGATGTGTGTTGTACCTTTTATCACCGTTATCATGTCTTCTATCACAGATGAAGCTGTACTACGCATTAATGGCTACTCATTATTTCCAGAGAAGTTTAATTTTGCAGCGTATAGATACATCATTGAAGCTGGTTCACAGATTATAAGATCCTTTGGTGTGTCGGTGTTTGTTACAATTGTTGGTACAATTTTTAGTGTAACCATTACAGCTTTTTATGCTTATGCTTTATCACGAAAGAGTTTTAGATATAAAAAGTTCTTCAATTACATGGCCGTTTTTACCATGTTATTTGGAGGAGGGCTTGTGCCAACTTATTTGATTGTGGCTCGAGTATTAGGTCTTAGTGATAGTATTTTAGCCCTTATTTTACCCATTGGGTTAAATGCATTTTATATTATTGTTATGCGTACTTTCTTTAAAACTGGTGTACCTGAATCCATAGTGGAAGCAGCGCAAATTGATGGTGCTGGCGAATTAAAAACTTTCTTTCGGATTGTATTGCCCATATCCCTACCATCCATTGCATCCATTGCTTTGTTTACTACATTAGGGTATTGGAATGATTGGTTTAGTGCGTTATTATATATTGATGCAGCAGATTTAACACCCATTCAGTATCTACTCATGAAAATTGAGCGACAAATGCAGTTCTTAATTCAGAATGCTCGCGATATGGGAATCAGTTCTGAAGAAGTGAGTAAATTACCTTCAGAAACATTACGGATGGCCATTGTTGTTATATCAACACTGCCTATCGCTTGTGCCTATCCATTTTTCCAAAAGTATTTTGTTACGGGACTTACAGTGGGTTCTGTGAAAGGTTAA
- a CDS encoding YesL family protein, with protein MGKLFSIDGLLYRIGTIIIDLFYMNLLWTLFTIMGLGITGGASTSALFHVMLRRAENKGNCNFREFWYGFKKDFKRATIVWLILLSVFAITYVNINYIPFFQSIIGNAYITMLLFIVQLLIMVELLVLFIYIFGIINRQTIPVAQVFKKAFIISHKHLLTTLTCIALLIVVMIGIFHVPILLAAGISGYAMLTSLIIKDKIRLS; from the coding sequence ATGGGGAAATTGTTTTCAATCGATGGTTTATTATATCGAATAGGTACCATCATTATTGATTTGTTTTACATGAACTTATTATGGACCCTGTTTACCATAATGGGATTAGGCATAACAGGTGGGGCATCCACATCGGCACTGTTTCATGTGATGCTTAGACGAGCCGAGAATAAGGGCAATTGTAATTTTAGAGAATTCTGGTATGGATTCAAGAAAGATTTCAAAAGGGCAACCATTGTGTGGCTCATTCTTCTATCCGTTTTTGCTATTACCTATGTCAATATTAACTATATACCTTTTTTTCAAAGTATAATAGGGAATGCCTATATAACAATGCTTCTTTTTATTGTTCAACTCCTTATTATGGTTGAATTGCTGGTTCTGTTCATTTATATATTTGGTATAATTAATCGTCAGACTATACCAGTGGCTCAAGTATTCAAGAAAGCATTTATCATTAGCCATAAACATTTACTCACCACTTTAACATGTATTGCGCTTTTAATCGTTGTTATGATTGGCATATTTCACGTACCTATTTTATTAGCTGCGGGTATAAGCGGTTATGCCATGTTAACATCATTAATTATAAAAGATAAAATTAGATTAAGCTAA
- a CDS encoding ABC transporter substrate-binding protein, with product MFKKRLALILALVFVVSTMLMGCGAKKDDDKDPSDSTPSSNTDQDDKKEKPVQLTWYTIGTPQNDAEVVEEELNKYLLEKINATIDIKMLDWGEYDPKMQVKIGSGEKFDIMFSSSWANNFAANVSKGALLPLDDLLDEYGQGIKDNLHPLFLEGASIGGEVYGLPTNKELGWQAMWIINKDLADKYDMDISKINTLESLEPYLEIIKENEPDVIPLTLDKLAAPYIPNIDDFLGASLPFGIKFDDAAKIVNTYETEEAMGIFETMHRYYEKGYVHPDAAINTVGDYNKAGNYFVTKAHYQPYAEIIWHDGDFSSTEIAVMPVHEPYANNSSTRGAMQGISITSEHPEKAMEFLNLLYTDEYVINLIIYGIEGVHYNKVSETNLAKTEQAKTAYQFPGFSVGNSFNTYSLEGTPDDKWEKFEEFNNSSINAPSLGFTPDLSSIKTTMSAITNVAEEVNASIYLGAVDPAEYVPKAIEKFKAAGIDDAIAELQKQYDEWLKSQE from the coding sequence ATGTTTAAAAAGAGATTAGCATTAATATTAGCATTAGTTTTTGTTGTGTCAACAATGTTAATGGGTTGTGGAGCAAAAAAAGACGATGATAAAGACCCATCAGACTCAACACCAAGTAGTAACACGGATCAGGATGATAAGAAAGAAAAGCCTGTTCAATTAACATGGTATACAATAGGAACCCCTCAAAACGATGCTGAGGTTGTTGAAGAAGAATTAAATAAATATTTACTTGAAAAAATCAATGCAACAATTGATATCAAAATGCTTGACTGGGGCGAGTATGACCCTAAAATGCAAGTAAAGATTGGTTCAGGAGAAAAATTTGATATTATGTTTAGTTCTTCTTGGGCAAATAACTTTGCAGCAAATGTATCAAAAGGTGCATTGCTTCCACTTGATGATTTACTAGATGAATACGGACAAGGTATTAAAGATAACCTACATCCTTTATTCTTAGAAGGTGCATCCATTGGTGGTGAAGTTTATGGATTGCCAACCAATAAAGAATTAGGATGGCAAGCAATGTGGATCATTAATAAAGATCTTGCAGATAAATACGATATGGATATTAGTAAAATTAATACGTTAGAGAGTCTAGAGCCTTATTTAGAAATCATTAAGGAAAATGAACCAGATGTTATTCCTTTAACATTAGATAAATTAGCAGCGCCATATATTCCTAACATTGATGATTTCTTAGGTGCATCACTACCATTTGGTATAAAATTTGATGATGCAGCTAAAATTGTTAATACTTATGAAACAGAAGAAGCAATGGGTATTTTTGAAACCATGCACAGATATTATGAAAAAGGTTATGTGCATCCAGACGCAGCTATCAACACAGTAGGTGACTATAATAAAGCTGGAAATTACTTTGTGACAAAAGCACATTATCAGCCATACGCTGAAATCATCTGGCATGATGGTGACTTTAGTAGTACAGAAATTGCAGTAATGCCTGTTCATGAGCCTTATGCAAACAATAGTTCTACACGTGGTGCAATGCAAGGGATATCCATAACATCTGAACATCCAGAAAAAGCGATGGAATTCTTAAACTTACTTTATACAGACGAATATGTGATTAACTTAATTATCTATGGAATTGAAGGCGTTCACTATAACAAAGTAAGTGAAACAAATCTTGCAAAAACAGAGCAAGCTAAAACAGCTTACCAATTCCCAGGTTTCTCAGTTGGTAACTCTTTCAACACTTATTCACTAGAAGGAACACCAGATGATAAGTGGGAGAAATTCGAAGAATTTAACAATTCATCCATTAATGCTCCATCCTTAGGCTTTACACCAGATTTATCATCAATCAAAACAACTATGTCAGCCATTACCAATGTGGCAGAAGAAGTTAACGCTTCTATCTACTTAGGAGCTGTTGATCCAGCAGAGTATGTACCAAAAGCGATTGAAAAATTTAAAGCAGCAGGTATTGATGATGCCATTGCAGAATTACAAAAGCAATATGACGAGTGGCTTAAATCTCAAGAATAG
- a CDS encoding response regulator transcription factor yields the protein MYNVLLVDDEPFIVDGLEILIDWAKLNLVVVGKAYNGEDALAFMKHTHVDILISDIKMPKMQGLELISQAKELNPTCKCLILSGYNDFEYVKQGIKLGIENYLTKPVNTEELTATLKDTVSKLDSSTSKVIFSPDNSEWHILRGNILSRWVNDAITSEELLNRSELLDIITDSSCYSVAIINIKLDDTIHTQVSQIYNICYNYIKSDTDIMSFEDMDGNFVLIFTQEASPERNPYIMNLLTEIYNNIQSLNVKAHITLGPDVLSYKELSMSYQKAKKLFEYFLIYPNEKVLHTAMIDEQNLNVDNLITIDHNLIASSLASRNKERLFNYIDELFEEVVTISGITPDHLKMVVVEILLNLYKSMSSQSILFQSDIINRHSKSLAEIHKINDLNTLNETLKDLFMYIIDKLNEKETHTSPVVYQILKYTHNNYNEELSLKTLSYQFNINTTYLGQLFKKETGVSFPNYLNNYRVEKAKEFLLETNLKTAQIAKKVGYVDPNYFYRIFKKYAGMSPTDYKTIKV from the coding sequence ATGTATAATGTGTTATTAGTTGATGACGAACCTTTTATTGTTGATGGGCTTGAAATATTAATTGATTGGGCAAAACTTAATCTAGTCGTTGTCGGTAAAGCTTATAATGGTGAAGATGCACTAGCTTTCATGAAGCATACCCATGTGGATATTCTTATCAGTGATATTAAAATGCCAAAAATGCAAGGATTAGAGCTGATATCCCAAGCAAAAGAGCTTAATCCAACATGTAAATGTTTGATACTAAGTGGCTATAATGATTTTGAATATGTTAAGCAAGGCATTAAACTTGGTATCGAGAATTATTTAACCAAACCTGTGAACACGGAAGAATTAACAGCTACATTAAAAGACACGGTCAGCAAACTTGACTCTTCCACATCTAAGGTCATTTTTTCACCGGATAACAGTGAATGGCACATATTAAGAGGTAATATTTTATCCAGATGGGTCAATGACGCCATCACATCAGAAGAACTACTCAATCGTTCTGAATTACTGGATATTATCACGGACAGCTCTTGTTATAGTGTTGCCATTATTAATATTAAGTTGGATGATACCATCCATACGCAAGTTTCTCAAATCTACAATATCTGTTATAATTACATAAAATCAGATACAGACATCATGTCCTTTGAAGACATGGATGGAAATTTTGTGTTAATTTTTACCCAAGAAGCATCCCCTGAACGAAATCCCTATATTATGAACTTACTGACAGAGATTTATAATAATATTCAATCCCTTAATGTAAAAGCTCATATTACTCTGGGTCCTGATGTATTATCTTATAAAGAATTATCCATGAGTTACCAAAAAGCAAAGAAACTATTTGAGTATTTTTTAATCTACCCCAATGAAAAAGTTTTGCATACAGCCATGATTGACGAACAAAACCTTAATGTGGATAATTTGATTACCATTGACCATAATTTGATTGCTTCTTCTCTTGCATCTAGAAATAAAGAACGCTTATTTAACTACATCGATGAACTCTTTGAAGAAGTAGTTACCATAAGTGGTATCACGCCGGATCACTTAAAAATGGTTGTGGTAGAAATACTGCTAAACTTGTATAAATCCATGAGCAGCCAATCCATACTCTTTCAAAGCGATATCATTAATCGCCATTCAAAATCACTAGCAGAAATACACAAGATTAATGATCTCAACACGTTGAATGAAACTTTAAAAGATCTATTTATGTATATTATTGATAAATTAAATGAAAAAGAAACACACACGAGCCCTGTTGTCTATCAAATACTGAAGTATACCCATAACAATTATAATGAAGAACTGTCCTTAAAAACCTTAAGCTATCAATTCAATATCAATACCACTTACTTGGGACAATTGTTTAAAAAAGAAACGGGTGTGTCCTTCCCCAATTATCTCAACAATTACCGTGTTGAAAAGGCTAAAGAATTTTTATTGGAGACAAACTTAAAAACTGCTCAAATAGCTAAGAAAGTAGGCTATGTGGATCCTAATTATTTCTACAGAATCTTTAAAAAATACGCAGGCATGTCACCAACTGATTATAAAACCATAAAAGTTTAA
- a CDS encoding ABC transporter permease, whose amino-acid sequence MMVVNELSYKKTTLKKRRSNLKKNLALLLMILPGAAWLIIFKYLPMFGIGIAFKDFRFFPGGFLSSFFKSAWVGLDNFKFLFASSDAYIIVRNTIGYNTLFIITGTVLAVAFAIMLNEMTYKKLSKIYQTSMFFPYFLSWVIVSYFVFTFLSLDKGMINNLLVFLGMDKVSWYSEPDKWPFFLVFINNWKNLGYSIVFYLAAICSIDKAYYESAMLDGATKWQRIKHITIPHLKPLIITLTILSVGRIFSADFGLFYNVPKESGPLFPVTNVIDTYVYRSLMKSGDIGMSTAAGLFQASVGFILILLTNYIVKKVDKENGIF is encoded by the coding sequence ATGATGGTAGTGAACGAGTTAAGTTACAAAAAGACTACCTTAAAAAAAAGAAGAAGTAATTTAAAGAAAAATTTAGCGCTTCTATTAATGATTCTTCCAGGAGCTGCATGGTTAATTATATTTAAGTATTTACCCATGTTTGGTATTGGTATTGCGTTTAAGGATTTTAGATTTTTCCCTGGTGGTTTTTTGAGTAGTTTTTTCAAAAGCGCTTGGGTTGGATTGGATAACTTCAAATTCCTTTTTGCATCAAGTGATGCCTATATTATTGTAAGAAATACAATTGGCTATAATACACTTTTTATTATTACTGGAACAGTACTTGCAGTGGCATTTGCTATTATGCTTAATGAAATGACATATAAAAAACTCAGTAAAATATACCAAACAAGTATGTTTTTCCCTTATTTCTTATCCTGGGTTATTGTGTCATACTTTGTTTTTACTTTTCTAAGTTTGGATAAAGGTATGATTAACAATTTATTAGTGTTTTTGGGCATGGATAAGGTATCGTGGTACTCAGAACCTGATAAATGGCCATTTTTCCTTGTGTTTATTAATAACTGGAAGAACTTAGGTTATAGCATTGTCTTTTACTTAGCTGCAATCTGCAGTATTGATAAAGCTTATTACGAATCAGCCATGTTAGATGGCGCCACCAAATGGCAGCGTATTAAACACATTACAATACCTCATTTAAAGCCACTCATTATCACATTGACGATTTTGTCTGTTGGTAGAATATTCAGTGCTGATTTTGGTTTATTCTATAATGTACCAAAAGAATCAGGTCCTTTATTTCCTGTAACCAACGTTATTGATACGTATGTCTATCGAAGCTTAATGAAATCAGGTGATATAGGTATGAGTACAGCAGCAGGGCTTTTCCAAGCTTCCGTTGGGTTTATTCTGATTCTATTAACCAATTACATCGTTAAAAAAGTCGATAAAGAGAATGGAATCTTTTAA
- a CDS encoding alpha-mannosidase, translating into MFFEIERITKLTSELKKLKYVKKHPLATIQMKEGFYTEPTEAEQGDAPWMAYHQDDRWGGTDKYAWFRGEFTVTEEFANKKLVYRVTTGKEGEWDAKNVQFLAFVNGKIRQGLDVNHLEIELTRDAKLGETFVVDIQGYSGTEGGLSECRNTVCILDDAIEKLFYDIYVPLEVIKMLPKEDKNRIDTIKFLTQAINLIDLRQPYSSDFYKSILASIQYLEEKFYDEFCDKNSVVTKCVGHTHIDVAWLWDLDQTRLKVQRSFSTVLELMHQYDDYIFMSSQPQLYKFLKEDRPELYEQIKERIKEGRWEPEGAMWVEADCNLSSGESLVRQVLYGKQFFRNEFGVENRILWLPDVFGYSAALPQILKKSSVDYFMTTKISWNEYNKLPYDTFEWEGLDGTKILTHFITTANFDDLPERFFTTYNGYIDAKSVKGAWERYQQKDLSDEVLISYGHGDGGGGPTKEMLEISKRLEKGIKGCPVVKLTTATDFFETLDKNVSDNPKLPSWVGELYFEYHRGTLTSMARNKRYNRKSEFLYENVEWLSSVAKAVDGLDYPKEAIDYGWEIICLNQFHDIIPGSSIKKVYDDSKEQYEDIIEKGNAIKDQAIEAIVKHIQVEEESVIIFNPLSFERQDYITFAYEEAVTVYDGNMPLPTVYADGQVTFYGTVPAKGYKTFALKAEEKAMDSDIIATADHLENAFFDIRLDEKGHIVSLMDKRVNRQVLKEGERANVLQAFEDKPHNWDAWDINIYYQEKMWEIDDVQKIEVVAHDALKATLVMERKFLESTITQYMTIYKDSARIDFDTTIDWKEKHILVKAAFPVDIHTNKATYDIQFGNVERPTHWNTSWDTAKFEVCGHKWADLSEDGYGVSLMNDCKYGYDIKDSQMRLTLLKSPTEPNEDADREVHQFTYALYPHLGDFKVGQTVSEAYKLNVPVYPVMAKKNTGKLPKDLSFIHVNQENVMAEVVKQNETSEDIIIRVHECYNRRSDVTMSLFGKIAEVVECDLEERKVLDDQVVFNEGNIQFQIKPFEIKTFKIKLKS; encoded by the coding sequence ATGTTTTTTGAGATCGAAAGAATAACCAAATTAACATCCGAATTAAAGAAGTTAAAATATGTAAAGAAACACCCATTAGCGACCATTCAAATGAAAGAGGGTTTCTACACAGAGCCTACAGAAGCGGAACAAGGAGATGCGCCTTGGATGGCATATCATCAAGATGACCGCTGGGGTGGAACAGATAAGTATGCTTGGTTTAGAGGTGAATTCACCGTTACAGAAGAATTTGCTAATAAAAAACTAGTCTATCGGGTAACAACAGGTAAAGAAGGTGAATGGGATGCGAAAAACGTTCAGTTCCTTGCGTTTGTTAATGGAAAGATTAGACAAGGACTTGACGTCAATCACCTTGAGATTGAATTAACACGGGACGCTAAGCTAGGTGAGACATTCGTTGTGGATATACAGGGTTATAGTGGTACGGAAGGTGGCTTATCAGAATGTCGCAATACCGTATGTATTCTCGATGATGCCATAGAAAAGCTGTTTTATGATATCTATGTACCACTAGAAGTCATTAAAATGCTGCCTAAAGAAGATAAGAACCGTATTGATACGATTAAGTTTTTAACGCAAGCCATTAATCTGATTGACTTGAGACAGCCTTATAGTTCAGATTTTTATAAAAGCATCTTAGCGTCCATTCAATACTTAGAAGAAAAATTCTATGATGAATTCTGTGATAAAAATAGTGTGGTGACTAAGTGTGTGGGTCATACACATATTGATGTAGCTTGGTTATGGGACCTTGATCAAACGCGCTTGAAGGTTCAAAGAAGTTTTTCCACTGTTCTTGAATTGATGCATCAATATGATGATTACATCTTCATGTCAAGTCAGCCCCAATTGTATAAATTCTTAAAAGAAGACCGCCCAGAACTTTATGAACAAATTAAAGAGCGTATAAAAGAAGGCCGTTGGGAGCCTGAAGGTGCTATGTGGGTAGAAGCTGATTGTAATCTAAGTTCTGGTGAATCCCTTGTACGTCAAGTGCTCTATGGCAAACAGTTTTTTAGAAATGAATTCGGTGTGGAAAATAGAATTCTCTGGTTACCGGATGTATTTGGTTATAGTGCAGCATTACCTCAGATTCTGAAGAAGTCTTCCGTAGATTATTTTATGACGACGAAGATCAGTTGGAATGAGTATAATAAATTACCATATGATACCTTTGAATGGGAAGGTCTGGATGGTACCAAGATTTTAACACATTTTATTACAACAGCTAATTTTGATGATCTGCCAGAACGATTCTTTACAACATATAACGGTTACATCGATGCGAAGTCTGTAAAAGGTGCTTGGGAAAGATACCAACAAAAAGATTTGAGTGATGAAGTCTTGATCAGTTATGGTCATGGTGATGGCGGTGGTGGTCCTACTAAGGAAATGTTAGAGATTTCTAAGCGTCTAGAAAAAGGTATTAAAGGGTGTCCAGTTGTTAAATTAACGACAGCTACGGATTTCTTCGAAACATTGGATAAGAATGTGTCGGATAATCCGAAGTTACCTAGCTGGGTAGGGGAGCTTTATTTTGAATACCATCGTGGGACACTAACCAGTATGGCAAGAAATAAGCGATATAATAGAAAATCAGAGTTTTTATACGAAAATGTTGAATGGTTATCTTCCGTGGCTAAAGCCGTTGATGGATTAGACTATCCAAAAGAAGCCATTGACTATGGTTGGGAAATCATTTGTCTCAATCAATTCCATGATATTATTCCAGGGTCATCCATTAAGAAAGTATACGATGATTCCAAGGAGCAATATGAAGACATTATAGAAAAAGGAAACGCCATAAAAGACCAGGCCATTGAAGCCATTGTAAAACATATTCAAGTTGAGGAAGAATCCGTCATTATCTTCAATCCTCTTTCCTTTGAAAGACAAGATTATATAACATTTGCTTATGAGGAAGCTGTTACCGTTTATGATGGTAATATGCCACTACCTACGGTTTATGCAGATGGTCAGGTTACTTTCTATGGTACAGTCCCAGCAAAAGGCTATAAAACCTTTGCACTTAAGGCTGAGGAAAAAGCGATGGATAGCGATATAATTGCTACAGCCGATCATCTGGAGAACGCATTTTTTGATATCCGTTTGGATGAAAAAGGTCATATTGTATCCTTAATGGACAAACGCGTTAATCGTCAAGTGTTAAAAGAAGGTGAAAGAGCTAATGTGCTTCAGGCATTTGAAGATAAACCTCATAACTGGGACGCATGGGATATTAACATCTATTATCAAGAGAAAATGTGGGAAATAGATGATGTTCAAAAAATAGAAGTTGTGGCACATGATGCATTAAAAGCCACATTGGTTATGGAAAGAAAATTCTTAGAGTCAACCATAACACAATACATGACCATCTATAAGGACTCAGCACGTATTGATTTTGATACAACCATTGATTGGAAAGAAAAGCATATCCTTGTGAAAGCTGCTTTCCCAGTAGATATTCATACAAACAAAGCAACTTATGATATTCAATTTGGTAATGTGGAACGTCCAACCCATTGGAATACAAGCTGGGATACGGCTAAATTTGAGGTATGTGGACATAAGTGGGCAGACCTATCAGAAGATGGTTATGGTGTCAGCTTGATGAACGATTGTAAGTACGGTTATGATATCAAAGATTCTCAGATGCGTTTAACCTTATTAAAATCACCTACTGAGCCTAATGAAGATGCAGACCGTGAAGTACATCAGTTCACCTATGCATTATACCCACATCTTGGGGATTTCAAGGTTGGGCAAACCGTATCCGAGGCTTACAAGTTAAATGTACCTGTTTATCCTGTAATGGCTAAGAAAAATACTGGAAAACTTCCAAAAGACTTATCTTTTATACATGTTAATCAAGAAAATGTTATGGCAGAAGTGGTGAAGCAAAATGAAACATCAGAGGATATAATTATACGTGTACACGAGTGTTACAATCGCCGTTCAGATGTGACCATGTCTTTATTTGGTAAGATTGCTGAGGTTGTTGAATGTGACCTTGAAGAACGAAAAGTATTGGATGACCAAGTTGTCTTTAATGAAGGCAATATACAATTCCAAATCAAACCTTTTGAAATTAAGACATTTAAAATCAAATTAAAATCATAA
- a CDS encoding sensor histidine kinase, translating to MMITWFKNIKNQLFKKIIIFYSLTTIIFLTALSSLATYIIHDNRTKQVINSNTRLMDEMNYTLNTKYSNAQNILPNLLGNRSYKDSIFAFLNMGFPDFYTYSLDSYLDRNVSLFTRLKDYMTTTFLQDRDINSLVFYSPTEGFIYSFDKNAKMKYHSSYTSAFQNYESKLNDYSGTNKPIFTTDLALDDDLSNSFSIIVTIKNDISLKPIGKLIINYSNSSIRNAYNFFLQKSSTVDPGHVVIMTTDNHVVFQSTTHYQHDIDPTLANTTYDYTELDKTTYVKSLKHNESNMIILGLIPKSIIGNDVRQTILLIVFVTCICILAIIGLSILFTASYSSRLHNITSAIKKVRKGDLSVRIQTKNKKDELTEIANNFNRMCDDLDDYIEKVYVYQVKQKSAELKSLQAQINPHFLYNTLESIRMRAAVRGALDVSEMIYILATFFRNSLKTETITTIEKEIDHCKLYLKLFQIRYNDKLSVTFNIEEAMLSYSIVSLSLQPIIENYIVHGIDLNATNNTITISGRFDHDDIFIEIEDNGCGIEAHRLMDINSALNNKIEPYSIGIFNVHERLRIVYGDAYGLNITSKENIGTKVTIRIPARKKGDL from the coding sequence ATGATGATAACCTGGTTTAAAAATATAAAAAATCAATTGTTTAAAAAAATAATCATTTTTTACTCTTTAACAACCATCATTTTTCTAACTGCCTTATCCAGTTTAGCTACTTATATCATACATGATAACCGAACAAAACAAGTGATTAATTCCAATACACGGTTAATGGACGAAATGAATTATACATTAAATACCAAGTACAGTAACGCACAAAATATTTTACCAAATTTACTGGGTAATCGATCATATAAAGATTCCATTTTTGCTTTTTTAAACATGGGTTTCCCAGACTTCTATACCTATTCTCTTGATAGTTATCTTGATAGAAACGTATCTCTCTTCACAAGGCTTAAAGATTATATGACGACAACCTTTTTGCAAGACCGAGATATAAACAGTCTCGTCTTTTATAGCCCTACTGAAGGTTTTATTTATTCTTTCGACAAAAATGCTAAAATGAAATATCATAGCAGCTACACATCTGCCTTCCAAAATTATGAATCAAAACTCAATGACTACTCGGGGACAAATAAACCTATCTTTACAACAGATTTAGCTCTTGATGATGATCTTTCGAATTCATTTAGTATTATTGTCACCATTAAAAACGATATTTCTTTAAAACCTATAGGAAAGCTCATCATTAACTATAGTAACAGTAGTATACGTAATGCTTACAACTTTTTTTTGCAAAAGTCTTCAACTGTAGACCCAGGTCATGTTGTGATCATGACCACTGACAATCATGTTGTTTTCCAGTCTACCACCCATTATCAACATGACATAGATCCTACTTTAGCAAATACCACGTATGATTACACAGAATTAGATAAAACTACTTATGTTAAATCCCTTAAACATAATGAGTCCAATATGATTATTCTTGGACTCATCCCTAAATCCATTATTGGCAATGATGTGAGGCAAACCATTTTATTAATCGTCTTTGTTACGTGTATTTGCATACTGGCTATCATTGGTTTATCCATTTTATTTACGGCATCTTACTCCAGCCGACTTCATAACATCACTTCAGCTATAAAAAAAGTAAGAAAAGGCGATTTATCTGTAAGAATCCAGACCAAAAATAAAAAGGATGAATTAACAGAAATAGCCAATAACTTCAACCGTATGTGTGATGATCTAGATGACTACATTGAAAAAGTATATGTGTATCAGGTCAAGCAAAAAAGCGCTGAATTAAAATCACTTCAAGCGCAAATAAATCCTCATTTTTTATACAATACACTGGAGTCTATTCGGATGAGAGCCGCTGTAAGAGGTGCCTTAGATGTAAGTGAAATGATCTATATTCTTGCAACTTTTTTTAGAAATTCTCTTAAAACAGAAACCATCACCACCATTGAGAAAGAAATTGACCATTGTAAACTTTACTTAAAACTGTTTCAAATAAGGTATAACGACAAACTTTCTGTTACCTTTAATATTGAAGAAGCCATGTTGTCCTATAGTATTGTCAGTCTATCCCTTCAACCCATTATTGAAAATTATATTGTACATGGGATTGATTTAAATGCTACGAACAACACCATTACTATAAGTGGTCGCTTTGATCATGACGATATTTTTATAGAGATTGAAGATAACGGTTGTGGGATTGAAGCTCATAGACTGATGGATATTAACTCTGCACTTAACAATAAGATTGAACCCTATAGCATCGGTATTTTTAATGTTCACGAACGGTTACGCATTGTATACGGTGATGCTTATGGTCTCAACATAACATCCAAAGAAAATATTGGGACAAAAGTAACCATCCGCATACCTGCTCGAAAGAAAGGAGATTTATAA